The window AAGGGAGATTGCAACCGTTTAGCCAGACCAGGTTCGGCCACGAGCAGAACAGTCACCAACTTCTCCCTACCGGTCTCAAGATTGGACAAAGTCCGCAGGCTGTGCAAGGCATCGGCAGACAAAAAATGTGCCTCATCAATAATGATAACCAACCGCCGCCCCTCACGACCATAGGCTAAGGCCTTCTCTTGGATCACGGCCAAACGGTCATGAACTAAACGACCTGAGTCTAAAGCCATCGCCGTTAAAATCGCCCCCAGGAGCGCCCCTTTGCCCATCCCGGGAAAGACCGGAACGAAGAACGGGGCGAAGTAATCGGGATCGAGTGATCGTAACACCACCTGAGTGGCCAAGGTTTTACCAGTCCCGGAAACCCCATCCAGCAAGATAAGAGCATGCCGATCCTCAATGCCGATCTTAATCTTGACCGCCGCTTCCTCATGCTGCTTGGTCCGAAAAAACAGATCGGTGTTGATGGTATCTTGAAAGGGATTCTTATTAAGACCGAACTGAGCGGCCCAGCGGGAAGGATGGTTCATGGTGACGGTCCCAGGCGAAGGGTATAAGACACAAAATATTACACGACGCTCTCCCTGATCAGATTCTGAAAGCGGCGAAAGGCGGAGTTCTGGCGAAGGGTGTCGTCCTGGCTCTGCAACAGGGCCGTGGCGATAGCCGTGGTATTTCGGCTTACCTTGGATTGAGGATCAAAGATAAGATACGGCGTACGCCGAACCGTAGCAGCCCCAACCGTAGCATCTCGTAACATATAGCCGATATTGCTGATACTTACACCTAAAAACTGCTGGGCGCAATTGGCAAAACGGATAGCCACTTCCGCCGCCTGTTTCAAAGAAGTAGCCATATTGACCACCGAATACAGGGGCCGATCAAAATTTCTTGAGTGCAGGGCCTTGAGCAAACCATAGGCATCGGCCAGAGAGGTGATATCAGGTGTCAGAACAAAGATCACCTCATCGGCAGCCATCAAGAAATCACGCACTCCCGCACCCATGCCGGCTGCGGTGTCTACGATAACGACATCGGCATGACGCTCCATCTGTTCCAAGCCATCCAGGAGCTGCCGACGCTGCATGGCAGTGCTGTCTGCCAAGGCAATGATCCCGGACCCCCCTGCCACAATACCGATTCCTTCCGGTCCCTGAGTAATCAATTCAGAAATCTCAAGATCGGTACGAATAAGATCCTTTAAGCTATAGGCCGGTTGAATCCCCGCAAGAAGATGAATATTGGCCATTCCCAAATCGGCATCAAGAACCAGAGCCATCTTCCCCAAACGTTGCATGGCAACCGCAAGATTCAAGGCTAGATTGCTTTTACCAACCCCACCCTTACCTGAGGTAACTGCGATCACCCGTGCGTATCGCCTGTTGTCTGGCTCTTCCATTTTACCCGCATGCCGGGCGTGAATTTTGATAAAAGCATCTGCCGCCGTTTCGGTAAAAAAAAGCGTATCTCCACGCAAGATCTTCTCTGGCAGATGCTGGCCATATTCCGATTCATAATAACGTATCAGACTCTCTTCCAGTCCTGTTTTCGCAACCAGGGCTTCGATCGT of the Desulfobulbaceae bacterium genome contains:
- a CDS encoding AAA family ATPase, which gives rise to MNHPSRWAAQFGLNKNPFQDTINTDLFFRTKQHEEAAVKIKIGIEDRHALILLDGVSGTGKTLATQVVLRSLDPDYFAPFFVPVFPGMGKGALLGAILTAMALDSGRLVHDRLAVIQEKALAYGREGRRLVIIIDEAHFLSADALHSLRTLSNLETGREKLVTVLLVAEPGLAKRLQSP
- a CDS encoding MinD/ParA family protein, with translation MGEMLTIEALVAKTGLEESLIRYYESEYGQHLPEKILRGDTLFFTETAADAFIKIHARHAGKMEEPDNRRYARVIAVTSGKGGVGKSNLALNLAVAMQRLGKMALVLDADLGMANIHLLAGIQPAYSLKDLIRTDLEISELITQGPEGIGIVAGGSGIIALADSTAMQRRQLLDGLEQMERHADVVIVDTAAGMGAGVRDFLMAADEVIFVLTPDITSLADAYGLLKALHSRNFDRPLYSVVNMATSLKQAAEVAIRFANCAQQFLGVSISNIGYMLRDATVGAATVRRTPYLIFDPQSKVSRNTTAIATALLQSQDDTLRQNSAFRRFQNLIRESVV